A part of Pseudomonas sp. HR96 genomic DNA contains:
- a CDS encoding sensor histidine kinase, whose protein sequence is MIHWSLQRKLVLAFWLVSVVPTMIAAELAATTLSQIFDSNVRVWLQESTKIVEDEISEITRGNARVAKLLLNHSQPVANGTFSDNRWTADIADATGVDVIALIRSRDHKLVFSNAPDEIVQQISLAPDAVLQTVNNAGTATGTVISTFATTQNGDDYQLLIGTYLDDSFLTSVADVHSLDLRLYLASPEGFAQVFSSQRFEDSPNVIPKRIEDLLRSTRQPSEQFTSRYSGLYRPVFNNGGQLQGIVFSGLLRHSSLMGLVNQSNLFILIFLLGSALSLSVGWLVSRRLAQPLRALSRGVQAITAGDYAQRVEVGGDDELADLSTTFNHMAAGLQELRTLEAQLRRRDRLHALGEVAMGLAHEIRNPLGIIKTATQLLHRRAALPETDMRHLEYVISEVTRINDLITEFLDFAKPSAPMRTLIPARPLLEELLGFCAPELSNHQVQASIDDQAPDATLYADARQLQQACLNLVLNAIDAMPHGGRLLLSIAKQQQTTIISVSDSGQGVPSDMIDRIFNPFVTSKASGTGLGLAKVFSIMENHDGRVECVNRPGLGATFNLYLPSHAPAPAEASPV, encoded by the coding sequence GTGATCCACTGGAGCCTGCAACGCAAGCTGGTGCTGGCTTTCTGGCTGGTCAGCGTGGTGCCGACCATGATCGCGGCGGAACTCGCCGCGACTACTCTTTCGCAGATCTTCGACAGCAACGTGCGGGTCTGGCTGCAGGAGTCGACCAAGATCGTCGAGGATGAAATCAGCGAGATCACTCGCGGCAACGCGCGCGTGGCCAAGCTGCTGCTCAATCATTCGCAACCGGTGGCCAACGGCACCTTCAGCGACAACCGCTGGACCGCCGACATCGCCGATGCCACCGGCGTCGATGTCATCGCGCTGATCCGCAGCCGCGACCACAAGCTGGTGTTCAGCAACGCCCCGGATGAGATCGTCCAGCAGATCAGCCTGGCCCCGGACGCCGTCCTGCAGACCGTCAACAACGCCGGCACCGCCACCGGCACTGTTATCTCCACCTTCGCCACCACGCAAAACGGCGACGACTACCAGCTGCTGATCGGCACCTACCTGGATGACAGCTTCCTGACCAGCGTCGCCGACGTCCACTCGCTGGACCTGCGCCTGTACCTGGCCAGCCCCGAGGGCTTCGCCCAGGTGTTCTCCAGCCAGCGTTTCGAAGACTCGCCGAACGTCATCCCCAAGCGCATCGAAGACCTGCTGCGCAGCACCCGCCAGCCCAGCGAGCAATTCACCAGCCGCTACAGCGGCCTGTACCGGCCGGTGTTCAACAACGGCGGGCAGCTGCAGGGCATTGTCTTCAGCGGCCTGCTGCGCCACAGCAGCCTGATGGGCCTGGTCAACCAGAGCAACCTGTTCATCCTGATCTTCCTGCTCGGCTCGGCGCTGTCGCTGAGCGTCGGCTGGCTGGTCTCGCGGCGCCTGGCGCAACCGCTGCGGGCTCTGTCCAGGGGCGTGCAGGCAATCACCGCTGGCGACTACGCACAGCGCGTCGAGGTGGGCGGCGACGACGAGCTGGCCGACCTCTCCACCACCTTCAATCACATGGCGGCTGGCCTGCAGGAACTGCGCACGCTGGAAGCCCAGCTGCGCCGCCGCGACCGCCTGCACGCCCTCGGCGAGGTCGCCATGGGCCTGGCCCACGAGATCCGCAACCCGCTGGGCATCATCAAGACCGCCACGCAGCTGTTGCACCGCCGCGCCGCCCTGCCGGAAACCGACATGCGCCATCTGGAATACGTGATCAGCGAAGTCACCCGCATCAACGACCTGATCACCGAGTTTCTCGACTTCGCCAAGCCCAGCGCGCCGATGCGTACACTGATCCCGGCGCGCCCGCTGCTCGAAGAGCTGCTGGGCTTCTGCGCGCCGGAACTGTCCAACCACCAGGTGCAGGCCAGCATCGACGACCAGGCCCCCGACGCCACGCTCTATGCCGACGCCCGACAGCTGCAGCAGGCCTGCCTGAACCTGGTGCTCAACGCCATCGACGCCATGCCCCACGGCGGTCGCCTGCTGCTGAGCATTGCAAAACAACAGCAAACCACCATCATCAGTGTTTCCGACAGCGGCCAGGGTGTGCCCAGCGACATGATCGATCGCATCTTCAACCCCTTCGTCACCAGCAAAGCCTCGGGCACCGGCCTGGGCCTGGCCAAGGTCTTCTCGATCATGGAAAACCATGACGGCCGGGTCGAATGCGTCAACCGTCCGGGGCTGGGCGCCACCTTCAACCTGTACCTGCCCAGCCACGCCCCCGCGCCGGCCGAGGCGTCGCCGGTATGA
- a CDS encoding alpha/beta hydrolase: MVAQIDLGEGDAGFKVGDGAAAVLLIHGLTGTPTELRKVAQGLAKRGYSVYVPTLPGHCGDNADLQATRWTDWYAGVQRAFEGIRQRHRQVFVGGLSMGSVMSMYLASQYPGQVAGLLLYSTTLRYDGWNMTRWAVFTPLLMAIPFGVHLCKFVESSPYGIKNPRLRAIVEKQMKEGQSDAAGLLMMSGVSVRELHRLIAATKRGMPALTTPALVLHSAEDDITSRWNADYIERKLGGPVRKVLLDNCYHMITVDLQYRTVIDLSADFMDDQVRSGARATPGDLQQACALAS; encoded by the coding sequence ATGGTGGCGCAGATCGATCTGGGCGAAGGCGATGCCGGCTTCAAGGTCGGCGACGGCGCAGCGGCCGTGCTGCTGATCCACGGCCTGACCGGCACCCCGACCGAACTGCGCAAGGTGGCGCAGGGCCTGGCCAAGCGTGGCTACAGCGTTTACGTACCCACCCTGCCCGGTCACTGCGGCGACAACGCCGACCTCCAGGCCACCCGCTGGACCGATTGGTACGCCGGCGTGCAGCGCGCCTTCGAAGGCATCCGCCAGCGGCACCGGCAGGTGTTCGTTGGCGGCCTGTCGATGGGTTCGGTGATGTCCATGTACCTGGCCTCGCAGTACCCGGGCCAGGTGGCTGGGCTGTTGCTGTATTCCACCACCTTGCGCTACGACGGCTGGAACATGACCAGGTGGGCGGTATTCACCCCCTTGTTGATGGCCATTCCGTTCGGCGTGCACCTGTGCAAGTTCGTCGAGTCCTCGCCTTACGGCATCAAGAACCCGCGGCTGCGGGCAATCGTCGAAAAGCAGATGAAGGAAGGCCAGAGCGATGCCGCCGGATTGCTGATGATGTCCGGGGTCAGCGTGCGCGAACTGCACCGCCTGATCGCCGCCACCAAGCGCGGCATGCCGGCGCTGACCACCCCGGCGCTGGTGCTGCACTCGGCCGAAGACGACATCACCAGCCGCTGGAACGCCGACTACATCGAGCGCAAGCTGGGCGGGCCGGTGCGCAAGGTGCTATTGGACAATTGTTACCATATGATCACCGTCGACCTGCAGTACCGCACAGTGATCGACCTGAGCGCCGACTTCATGGATGACCAGGTGCGCAGCGGCGCCCGCGCAACGCCGGGCGACCTGCAGCAGGCCTGCGCGCTGGCCTCGTGA
- a CDS encoding aspartate aminotransferase family protein: MSEHIRIASPQDQLLLDKEARYCSFGDTVHYVEPPRIFSRCEGSYVFDTDEQAYLDLQMWYSAVNFGYANPRLNNALKQQIDTLPQIASQYLHKGKIELAEHIAVDAKRKFGLDGRVHFNVGGSQSIEDSLKVVRNASNGKSLMFAFEGGYHGRTLGASSITSSYRYRRRYGHFGERAQFIPFPYHFRGPKGMSKEEYGSYCVKQFARLFETEYNGVWDPKTGQCEYAAFYVEPIQGTGGYVIPPMNFYSELKHVLDQHGILMVCDEIQMGFYRTGKLWSIEHFDVKPDVVVFGKALTNGLNPLGGIWAREELINPGIFPPGSTHSTFASNPLGTAVGLEMFKMTSEIDYGAMVMAKGKYFLAGLEDLKKRYRIVGDVDGLGLALRMEICGDDGFTPDKAKLDEMVDEGMKGDMLVDGRKLGLILDVGGYYKNVITLAPSLEISYPEIDLALALLDQLLHRVTTR; this comes from the coding sequence ATGTCTGAACACATCCGCATCGCCAGCCCGCAAGACCAACTGCTGCTGGACAAGGAAGCCAGATATTGCTCATTCGGCGACACCGTGCACTACGTCGAGCCGCCACGCATTTTCAGCCGCTGCGAAGGCTCCTACGTTTTCGACACCGACGAGCAGGCCTACCTCGACCTGCAGATGTGGTACTCGGCGGTCAACTTCGGCTATGCCAACCCACGCCTGAACAATGCCCTCAAGCAGCAGATCGACACCCTGCCGCAGATCGCCAGCCAGTACCTGCACAAAGGCAAGATCGAACTGGCCGAACACATCGCCGTCGACGCCAAGCGCAAATTCGGCCTGGACGGTCGCGTGCACTTCAACGTCGGTGGTTCGCAGTCCATCGAAGACTCACTCAAAGTGGTGCGCAACGCCAGCAACGGCAAGAGCCTGATGTTTGCCTTCGAAGGCGGTTATCACGGCCGTACCCTCGGCGCCTCGTCGATCACTTCGAGCTACCGCTATCGCCGCCGCTACGGCCACTTCGGCGAGCGTGCGCAGTTCATCCCGTTCCCGTACCACTTCCGCGGCCCCAAGGGCATGTCCAAGGAAGAATACGGCAGCTACTGCGTCAAGCAGTTCGCCCGCCTGTTCGAGACCGAATACAACGGCGTATGGGACCCGAAAACCGGCCAGTGCGAATATGCGGCGTTCTACGTCGAGCCGATCCAGGGCACCGGCGGCTACGTGATTCCGCCGATGAACTTCTACAGCGAGCTCAAGCACGTGCTCGACCAGCACGGCATCCTGATGGTCTGCGATGAAATCCAGATGGGCTTCTACCGCACCGGCAAGCTGTGGTCGATCGAGCACTTCGACGTCAAACCCGACGTGGTGGTGTTCGGCAAGGCGCTGACCAACGGCCTCAACCCGCTGGGCGGCATCTGGGCCCGTGAAGAGCTGATCAACCCAGGCATCTTCCCGCCAGGCTCGACCCATTCGACCTTCGCCTCCAACCCGCTGGGCACTGCGGTGGGTCTGGAAATGTTCAAGATGACCAGCGAGATCGACTACGGCGCGATGGTCATGGCCAAGGGCAAATACTTCCTCGCCGGCCTCGAGGACCTGAAAAAGCGCTACCGCATCGTCGGCGACGTCGACGGCCTGGGCCTGGCCCTGCGCATGGAAATCTGCGGCGATGACGGCTTCACCCCGGACAAGGCCAAGCTCGACGAGATGGTCGACGAAGGCATGAAGGGCGACATGCTCGTCGACGGCCGCAAGCTGGGCCTGATCCTCGACGTCGGTGGCTACTACAAGAACGTCATCACCCTGGCGCCGTCGCTGGAAATCAGCTACCCGGAAATCGATTTGGCGCTGGCGCTGCTCGATCAACTGCTGCACCGCGTGACGACACGCTGA
- a CDS encoding MtnX-like HAD-IB family phosphatase, whose product MMQWHIVCDFDGTITRSDVIDNILQRFAGPEWETVEAQWLAGEIGSRECLSRQLSMVRATPAQLLEYFDSVDIDPQFPDFVDLVRERGATIEVVSDGIEQGIARILSRHYCTLLPILANRLRQTGPDSWRIDFPYSSDACRAASGNCKCKSTPQDRRVLVIGDGKSDMCVASSADFVFAKGSLADYCAREGIAHARFDHFGELAQLLSRLPAERTSPAPLAPTTAFEHQELFHHV is encoded by the coding sequence ATGATGCAGTGGCATATCGTGTGTGACTTCGACGGGACCATCACCCGCAGCGACGTCATCGACAACATTCTTCAACGCTTCGCCGGCCCGGAATGGGAAACGGTCGAAGCACAGTGGCTGGCCGGCGAGATCGGCTCGCGCGAATGCCTGAGCCGCCAGCTGTCCATGGTCAGGGCAACGCCCGCGCAACTGCTGGAATACTTCGACAGCGTCGACATCGATCCGCAGTTCCCCGACTTCGTCGACCTGGTCCGCGAACGCGGCGCCACCATCGAAGTGGTCAGCGACGGCATCGAACAAGGCATCGCGCGCATCCTTTCGCGGCACTACTGCACCCTGCTGCCGATCCTGGCCAACCGCCTGCGCCAGACCGGCCCGGACAGCTGGCGCATCGACTTCCCGTATTCCAGCGACGCCTGCCGCGCGGCTTCCGGCAACTGCAAATGCAAGTCCACTCCACAGGATCGCCGCGTGCTGGTGATCGGCGACGGCAAGTCGGACATGTGCGTGGCCTCCAGCGCCGACTTCGTCTTCGCCAAGGGCAGCCTGGCCGACTACTGCGCTCGCGAGGGTATCGCGCACGCCCGCTTCGACCACTTCGGCGAGTTGGCGCAGCTGCTCTCGCGCCTGCCGGCCGAACGCACCAGCCCTGCCCCGCTGGCCCCCACTACTGCCTTTGAACACCAGGAACTCTTCCACCATGTCTGA